A DNA window from Raphanus sativus cultivar WK10039 unplaced genomic scaffold, ASM80110v3 Scaffold0384, whole genome shotgun sequence contains the following coding sequences:
- the LOC130502019 gene encoding uncharacterized protein LOC130502019 gives MGNESDEEAELVRKSRLLREEMTEQLQQTLITTVAEMIKTSITGLRDEIRQELRQATVSRRQRRDHEVRRPKKEELGGVKLKIPPFHGKVDPDAYLEWEKKIEIVFNCKNYTNTQRIQLAATEFYDYALSWWDQLVTMRRLNQEYPVETWSEMKSLMRKRFVPSHYHRDLHQRLRKLTQGAKTVEEYYQDMELLMLRASISEDREATMSRFLGGLNREIQDKVEMQHYVEIEEMLHKAILVEQQLKRKGHSRGSYGTTRFQSPKEDKPNYQKESKPYQKDDTKPSNIYSKDKGKTGASGSKTRDVKCLVQGKVCSLIIDGGSCVNVASETMVKKLGLQVQKHPKPYRLQWLNEQGEMRVSDQVVVPITIGRYEDEILCDVIPMEASHILLGRPWQSDRHVIHDGFTNKHSFEFRGKKTVLVPLTPKEVQEDQLHLQKKKEIELETDLNKQHSFYAKQGDVKRILYSQNSILLLMCFQKIVLMVYLQFVGLSIR, from the exons atggggaACGAGTCAGATGaggaagcagaacttgtaaggaAGAGTAGACTTCTAAGGGAAGAGATGACCGAGCAGTTACAACAAACTCTAATCACTACTGTGGCTGAGATGATCAAGACTAGCATCACGGGTCTTCGTGATGAGATAAGACAAGAGCtaagacaagctactg tGAGTAGAaggcagaggcgtgatcatgaaGTTAGGAGACCTAAGAAAGAAGAGCTTGGTGGAGTTAAGCTCAAAATACCTCCTTTTCATGGCAAGGTTGATCCGGATGCctacttggagtgggagaagaagattgagattgtctTCAATTGTAAGAACTATACCAACACTCAACGAATCCAACttgctgcaactgagttctatgaCTATGCTCTGagctggtgggatcaactggttACCATGAGGCGGCTTAACCAAGAATATCCAGTGGAAACATGGagtgagatgaagtctcttatgcgcaagaggtttgtaccGAGCCACTACCACAGAGATCTTCACCAGAGACTAAGAAAACTCACTCAAGGAGCTAAGACCGTAGAGGAGTACTATCAAGATATGGAGCTGTTGATGTTGAGAGCCAGTATTtcagaagatagagaagctacTATGTCAAGGTTTCTTGGAGGGCTCAACCGAGAAATACAAGATAAGgtggagatgcaacactatgttgaaatagaagagatgttgcataaggccaTTCTAGTGGAGCAGCAGCTCAAGAGGAAGGGACATTCACGTGGAAGCTATGGGACTACTCGGTTCCAAAGTCCTAAGGAAGATAAGCCTAACTACCAGAAGGAGAGTAAACCTTATCAGAAAGATGACACCAAACCTAGCAACATCTACAGCAAGGACAAAGGAAAGACAGGAGCCTCTGGTTCCAAGACCCGAGATGtcaa GTGCTTGGTTCAAGGGAAGGTATGTAGTCTTATCATTGATGGAGGCAGCTGTGTCAACGTAGCTAGTGAGACTATGGTCAAGAAGTTGGGTTTGCAAGTTCAGAAGCATCCAAAACCATATAGACTGCAGTGGCTTAATGAGCAGGGCGAGATGAGGGTCTCTGATCAAGTAGTGGTACCTATAACCATAGGGAGATATGAGGATGAGATCTTATGTGATGTGATACCTATGGAAGCAAGCCATATTCTTCTCGGACGACCATGGCAATCTGATAGACATGTGatacatgatggcttcaccaacaaGCACTCGTTTGAATTCAGAGGTAAGAAGACAGTGCTGGTGCCATTAACCCCTAAAGAAGTGCAAGAGGATCAACTCCAtctacagaaaaagaaagagattgaacTCGAAACTGATCTCAACAAGCAGCATAGCTTCTATGCCAAACAGGGAGATGTCAAACGAATTCTCTACTCtcaaaactctattttgttGCTT atgtgtttccagaagatagtTCTAATGGTTTACCTCCAGttcgtgggattgagcatcagatag